Proteins encoded together in one Formosa sp. Hel3_A1_48 window:
- the rfbC gene encoding dTDP-4-dehydrorhamnose 3,5-epimerase, with translation MKLHPTPLNGCVVLTPTIFPDHRGYFYESYKRGIFDEVLGYDVNFVQDNESFSTKGTLRGIHFQKGNYAQAKLTRVVQGTVLDVAVDLRENSPTFGAHFSVELSSENKKQLFIPRGFAHGFVVLSDTAIFSYKCDNYYHKDSESGIIYNDPTLNIDWKLPNDQLQLSKKDLELPGFKPLEL, from the coding sequence ATGAAATTACACCCTACTCCTTTAAACGGTTGTGTTGTTCTAACCCCCACTATTTTTCCAGACCACAGAGGATATTTTTATGAGTCTTATAAAAGAGGCATTTTTGACGAAGTTTTGGGGTATGACGTCAATTTTGTTCAAGACAATGAATCCTTCTCAACAAAGGGAACGCTTCGAGGAATACATTTTCAAAAAGGGAATTATGCTCAAGCTAAATTAACCCGAGTTGTGCAAGGCACTGTTTTGGATGTTGCAGTAGATCTTCGTGAGAACTCACCAACTTTTGGTGCACACTTTTCTGTAGAACTGTCGTCTGAAAATAAAAAGCAATTGTTCATCCCAAGAGGTTTTGCACATGGATTTGTAGTGCTTAGCGATACCGCTATTTTTTCCTATAAATGTGATAATTACTATCATAAGGATTCAGAAAGCGGAATCATTTATAACGACCCAACACTTAACATTGACTGGAAATTACCTAATGATCAATTACAACTGTCTAAAAAAGATTTAGAACTCCCTGGATTTAAACCATTGGAGTTATGA